The sequence below is a genomic window from Nicotiana tomentosiformis chromosome 6, ASM39032v3, whole genome shotgun sequence.
tcgtgcgaatttgttaatttcggaaactaaatttctgttattctattctctcacagatggtgaggacgcgtactacCGGATTACACGGccaaccaccagtgccaccaattagggccgtgagaggccggggccatggtagaagttggggccgaggtagaggtcgaggtgtagctcgtacagcagttggagcaacacttgtagcaccaccagttgctccagctcaggagcggATTCctgatatagttgagccggcgaGACCAGCTCTGGCACCAgatgtgcctattatgattccaggccttcaagaggctcTAGCATAGATATTGAATGTTTGCACTGGCCTTTCTCAAGTTGTTTCATCTCAGGCCACACTagctacttctcaggccgggggaggtactcatatccctgttgcccgtactccagagtaggtagtgcagggacttcagataccgggggcactaccagcccagtcggttgcagttgctcaggccctggtagtccccgttatggcagataatgagcagatgagacttgagagatttgggaggcttctacctccatcatttagcggtgctgcgttagaggatgcttagggttttctggataagtgccagcggatgcttcagacagcgggttttctagagaccagtgggggtctcgttcactacttatCTATTTTCTGGGGtttccttcagatggtgggaggcttctGAGAGGCGTAGGCCAGTCGGTGCGGTATCACTTACATTACAGGAGTTttctgttctctttttggagaagttcgtgccgcagtctcaCAGGGAGGaactgcacagacagtttgagcagtttcggcaggatggcatgtctgtgatccAGTACGAGATGGGGTTTTCTGAGTTTGATCatcacacagtttggttggttcccactgatagggagaggattaagaggttcattgatggcctcacgtatcagctgcggttgcttatgacaaGGGAGAGCTATCTGGTGCCatttttgatgaggtggttgacattgctcagcAGATAGAGGTGGTCCATAGCCAGGAGCGTGGTAAGATGGAGGCCAAGATGCCTCGAGGTTCGGGCAGTTTCAGTGGGGTACCTTCTGGGGGCAGTCCTACCATAACAAGGGTGGCACTTATAAGCCCGCTATGAagactcgtccagctcatcgtggtgcatcagctagccacggttcttacaatgctcactcaggctagtcttcattcagtgcactacaagtgcagagttctcaccatgcctagtctactcaggcttctacaggtaattcctcgggttatcatgAGCCGCAGTTTTGTCATAGGAGGGATTGTTTCGAATGCGGAGactttggtcatatcaagagagattgccctaggctgttgagtggggatccacaacagagttctcggccgatggcaccagcaccaatAGTTACACCACTCGCCCAACCACctcagggtggggctcagtcagctaggggttgcccaagagggggaggccgatctggtggcggtcaggcccgattttatgctcttcctgccaggccagatatcGTTGCTTCAGATGTAATGATCACACGTGTTGTCTCAGTGTGCTACAAgaaagcttctatattatttgaccatggttctacttattcgtatgtatcattgtactttactcattatctggatatgccctgtaaGTCCTTAATTTCACCTGTTCGTGTGTCTAcactggtgggcgatactattattgtggaccgtgtgtattggtcgtgtgtggtaactattgggggactgaagactagagttgatctcttattgctcagtatggttgacttcgatgtaatcttgggtatgaattggttgtctTCATGTCATGCTATTATGGACTGTCACGTAAAAACTGTGATATTGGCAATGCCagggttgccgaaggtcgaatggagaggttctttagattatgttccaagcagggtaattttttatttgaaagcccaacgtatagttgggaaggggtgtttgtcatatttggcctatgtgagagatgttgatgtagaTACTCCTACTAATGATTCAATactggtagtgcgagactttttggatatatttcctgcagaccgGCCAGGTATGCCACCCTACaggaatattgattttggtattgacttggtgtcgggcactcaacccattggAATTTGGGGCCTCATAAGAAATTGTGTCGTCCGCAGAAGTTGATTCTAGGTAAGTTTAATTAAGCATGAGTCTGCGGCCGCAAGAAAAATTATGCGTACCGTAAAATTTTcattgcggccgcaaaacaacTCTTTTCTTGTCTTCAGAGAAGGGTGATATTTGTGATTCAATGTGCAGCCGCAAGACAAGAAGTGTGGTCTGCaaaaaataggttgcggtcgcaAAACAACCAATTCTCTGTTATCAATGAGTTGGAATATTTATGGTATCTGAGTTGCAGCCGCAAGACAAAATGTGCGGACGCAATCCAAAGCTGTGATCGCAAAagaaaattgtgtggtccgcaaggaCCTTTCTACAGCCGCaatgaaaaatgtgcggaccgcaaatccCTATCCTGCAAGTATGTTTTAACTGTGTTCCTCACTGTATCTTCTGGCATGTCTTTACATTCATTGTATGTCTGAACTTGAATTGCAACTAATAATCGCCTTTGCTTGGTACAgaaaatggttcgatctagaggcagaGGCGATACTTCGAAAGGAAGGGTTGACCCTTCTCGGGGACAAGAGAAGAGACCCTTACCTAGTTCCCAACAATATGAAATCAGAAAGAAAATAACAACCAACAGAGGGAGAGGTGCAAATCTTTCCGAGAccagttcttatgccccatctagggaagcatcagagggcaactcaacCTTTGTACATGAGCAGTCGGCTGTCTAGTCAAGGCCACCAGGAAGGTATCTGCTCAGGGACAAGTCACAACACTTCCGAGGGTTTgaaaagtgctagtcaggcttctgagccttccactacacctgtccctgaggcaccGGAGACACAAGTTCaggatatccccgatgatggcgGGGGGAGATGCTATAGTTACCGGACTCgaaaggtcgaagaagaaagagataTGGGAGGACCATTTTGTCAGTTTGGCAGCCTTCACCATTTTTCGTaagtggtggccagtgaggtcgctcactcttgagcgacagtttcaGTTGAAAGATCTTGAGAGGTATAACCTGGTATTGTTGAGATAGTTTAGAGAATGCAAAGGATGGATGTGTTTACCCAGAGCGTGGTGGATGCTAAGGAGTACCTTGTCCGAGAATTCTACaccaatgtggcgcatatcaagAAAAGGACAAAGGTGACGAAAGGGAGAAACCTCAAGGTGCGATTTGATCAGCACACATTGAACACATACTTGGGATTTGATGATATCGAGCCCACAAAGTACTTAGAGAAGTGTGAACTTGGGTATGCAACTCGTCCTTGGCTATCAGAGATTCTAGCAGCTCCTGGGCCACCACCACCTTGGATCACAGTAGGGGTTTCTATTTGCAGGAGCACTCTGAGCTAtgaggcaaaggggtggcaaacctttgtatgcagcagactagacccgtgccagaatGAGACATATCTTCTGATCCCTTGGGCAGTTCTAGCTGAAatcatcatggccgggtaccctatGAATGTGGGTGCCGCGATGTCGACTAACATCTCCATGATCGCTCGGCAAGTTGACACATCATACCTATATTCGAACACTATTACAAAGTATCTCACGATGcaagggtagagccgagggactTTGATATAAAGGTGCGGCCGAAGAAACGTTTCTCATGGTACTcactgatggatgcacacaaccctaagaaaaagggtCAGTCGTCTATCACCACAGGGCAGTCTGATGAGCCACCAGTGGTAGTTGCAGAGGTAGTTGATATTCCATCATCTTCGGCTCATTTAGTGCCGCAGTTATGCCTCTACCACCATCTTCAGTTCCCACTACAGCTCCTGCCATAggttccacctcggctttgaagccggtgcccatgcctaaTGCTCCATTTTCTGCATTGCGAGTCTCCtagacattggcgagcctcaacaattaaatgcagacagctactgcaaaaTTGCCTAAATTATCCAGTACTGTTGTAGCGTAGTCTTCTATTCCGGCACCTCAGATGCCCCCATCAGTGGAAGATACATTGAAGAAGCACCTGGAAAACCAGAACACCATCATGGCTACATTGGTACAACATGagtcagtgatcgaagagttgGGAAAAGAATTAAAGAAGATGAGAAGGTCTCAGTCCTCCAAGAAATTAGTGGACAAGCTCCAGAGACAAGTTACCAAGCTTGTTGCAGCCGGAGATATTCCatttgacatgctgattgacccacactagCCAGGCCCAGATCTTACAATACCAACAGCACCGGTGGTACCAGCTGGCCAGTTTGACAATCCAGACTTTGGTGCCGATACTGCAGAGGCAGTGCGCCaattgttcaccaacccagtcactcccagagttgaggatgatgggATCTAGTTGGAAGATACTGAGGGTggtgacattgctggggacacaaagatgtccaaggagccatagggagtctttttctctctttcccttcctttactcttattttgttaagcattggggataatgcttatttctattcagggggtggagtttatttgatcttatttgatgattctgagacatttggcttgtaattacttgatactattttcttattcttctctcagtatgtatatatcttctctttcttcctcattatgtatattcattatgctttcgataattttttatattgtagcttctttatgtttgttttcttattagttagtgtttaattagtagcttctttttatgttttagtttcCTGCATATAATATTTCAAGCTAGTTATCTAAGTGGAAatatgtcaagacccaaaatccattataggtcgtgatggcgcccaacgtcgccgttaggctcgccaacacttaattatttatttttattatttttaaaatcataatccaTGTTTAAATAGATAGGTCAGTGCATTAAAATAAGTCGTAGTTACTTGCGGTTTAATGTAAATATAAGGTAAAAGTGTGCCAATGTAAAACAATCCATAAACAATTTCTAGAacaaccccaaaatccggtgtcataagtgcatgagcatctactaggaatataataaattacaacatatgtctggaatacaagttagacaagagaatataaataactctgatggagactctgtatgatgcggatcgtaacatggaatgcagctcaccgtaaagtccccgcaatgcctttgcgcccaaaagaccaccaaacatatatatatatatacctgcacaataagtgcagcaagtgtagtacgagtacgtaaatcaacgcgtacccaataagtatctagcctaacctcggaggagtagtgacgaggggtcgacatcgacacgtactagtggtctaataaattAAATACAGTAGGAAGTAAACAAATATACGGCATGGTAATAAACAGTATTaacaaatataggtacgtggtacAATCTTCCTCTTAAcagtaaactcaagctctcaattatcagTTACcgcctcaaccggagtatatatgaaatagaaatcaccagataggtcgtcacaactcaaatcaggaaaataCACGAATACGCtggtttcttgtcaaatattacgcaggACGctatcgaggcgaacgacccgatcccataagaatatgatactgctgaggcgaacgacccgatcccataataatgtgtacaaTGCTGAGGGtagaacgacacgaaccatagatgcatttattatactgccgaggcgaacgacccccTCCCATAAGAGTAgctacataatcctgccgaggcgaacaacccgatcccattagaataaaaagctttaatgggtcctttagcccactcacgaataaacgtgtgagttatgaactttaaggatAGCTTGCGATGAAAACGCACGACGCGGGTGGAATTCATAAGGGCAGCATAAATTATTCCGCAGgttatcaagtagctcgtcacatttctacaatagcgagtctatcaccctatgcaagtctagtctcaagtcgtaatgcgaaataaaggaattaaacgagtaaagataactcaaatagtacaattatagcatggcatgaacctaagtttgcccggacataatcaggaattctagcatacgcacggacactcatcaACACATACGTGCGtaactcccacaacatgtagcacataagaatatagcacctacggggtaaattctccTTCAtagggttagacatgagacttaccttgctccgaagttccgtAACCGGTTCCAACGCTACTCTAATGCTTCAAACCCAAAGCctatcgatccgaaactagtcaaacaatcgtGAAAACCAATAAAACTATATTCCAAtaattacaatttaacaatttataatgatttccaactccgctcgaaaagtcacaaagtcaaccctcggaccCACTTACCCGGATTCCGAAagttttcaaagataaactttagccataacaccacgaactcaaatgtaTAATTTACTCCAAATTCCacatccaatttcgtggtcaaaatctaaaaataccaaattctaggttttctaccaaaatcccatatTTTTagtaatttccatgtttaaatccatatataaaccatgtatttaactcacaatgtatAGGAATCTCTTACCTCaagattgatgatgaaaatggctcctctaaatcgccccaaaaatcgcccaagcaaGAGAGGAATGAGTGAAATGGGCAAAAATCCTTATTTAAAACAAGTCTGCCCAGGTCctttttcttcgcgatcgcgaagaatagaTTCAAGCTGCTAAAAATTAACCCATCGCGAACGTGGAAAGTCAAGCGCGAACACGATGCATAGGGATTCAACTTTTCACGATTGCAcccctcctcacgcgatcgcgatgaacaaacgtGTAGCATCAGGCCATCCCtctttccttcttcacgaatgcggTACAACCCTCGCGTTTATGTGGTACAACTGACCATAGCACTGCAATCGTAGGCCAAATCTCGCGACCGCATAGAACATttccaaataacccttctcgaccatatgtcgagccttcataaaagagatgatCCGATTAGGTTTCCTGACaggtgaacccttccactccaatctaggcaactttgTTATCGTCAAGGTAACattcttggcatggcaatcaaagatagcgtgatatggagataaccagtccatgcccaggataacttaaagtcggtcatatcgagcagcagaagatccgctctagtctcataaccacagaatgtaacaattCAGAAACGATaggcccgatccacaataacagaatcgcccaccggagtggacacataaacagaagTGCCCAAGGACTAACGAGGAACATCCAGGAagtgagcaaacagagatgacacatatgaataggtgcaccctggatcaaataataccaaagcatccctaccacatacagaaataatacatgtgatcatggcatctgaggccactacatctggtctggccgggaaAGCAaagaatctagctggagcgccacctgtctagcctccacctctaggacggcccctacccacctttTCTCCTCCTCTGGGCAGCCGGACGGCTGGTGCGACTACTGGTGCTGAAATCATGGGCTGCTGACCCTACTGCACTGCtttgccccgaagtctgggaaAAAATCTCTTCATGTGtccaggatccccgcactcataacaacccctcggagCGGTGGACTGCTACCATGaggtctgaccctgatggcctgaatacccactggaaaaACCCTGGATAGCTGGTGGGTGGTAGGAACTCTTTGGCATGGCGCTAAAATAGGGTCaaactggagcacctcgaggaggcggcgGTGCTAGATATGTCGGCATGCTCGGCTGACCACTCCCAAAATGTCCTCTGCTCCTAAATGGAGCACCATTGAATCCTCCCGAATGACAAAACCGCTTGTCCTGTGACATCTGCTGTCGGTCCCGCTGACgataaccctcaatcctccgagctatctccacaactagctggtAAGAGGTCCCcttctcaacctctcgggccatagtggcccgAATACCGGAGTGAAACCCCGCAACAAACCTTCGTACTTTCTCTGtatcagtaggaagtatcataagtgcatggcgagaaaaTTTAGAGAAtctcacctcataatcggtcactgacattgGTCCTgccggagctgctcaaactgaaaccgcaactcttccctctaggagggtggaatataccaaTCCAAGAAAAGGCAtttaaactgatcccaagtcatgggaggagaacctgctggtctgccgagaagatgtGACTGCCCCTATCTGcaggccctgccctccagctggaaagtagtaaaatccaccccgtgggactctaatatcctcatgttgtgcagtcggtccctgcaccgatcaatgaggtcctagggatcctcatgtcgctcacccccgaagacaggagggtgtagcctagtccatctgtccaatagcttatgCGGCTCACCGGCCGCAGCTGGTCTAGGCTGAGGTACGGCTGTTGCAGTAGCTGGGTTCCGCCCACGGGTAGTatgcccggggtctgatatacagcagctgcatgTTCAGGAGCCTGAGCAATAGGGGTTTCTGCTCCCcatcccgcctgagatgtggctgggtctgctggaaataaaccagcatgggtcatagtgtccatgaactgcagcataccgcccatgacctcctgaaatcccggtgcagacgtGAAATCCACCGGGGTTGGCTCTACTGTAGGCATCTCGCCCtgatcctcaataataggatcctctgctGGATCCGTTGGTGGTATAATTGGGGCCACTCTAGGACGTCttcgtcccctacctcgggccgatgcccttcctcgacctctgcctcggcctctagcaatatgGGGAGTagctcctcccgggtctggaacaTCCGTCGttgcgcgttctcaccatttgtgagagaataagagaaagacactTAGTATAACATCAACTATatgatagaatatgaagaaagagtactttcctaacaccctatagcctctcaaagataagttcAGACGTTTCTGcacagatccgcaagactctattaggcctgccataacttgtgagacctacttgaacctagtactctgataccatattgtcacgacccaattacttctataggccgtgatggagcCCAACGTTACCTCTAGGCCAGCCAACAGTGATCTAACTCTGTGATCCTCTCTTTTAAagatttgaaatagttgatttttagttcGTGCATAAATAAGAAGTAAGAATTTAGTAAAAATGAGAGATCAAAAATTTGGAAGCAAGTGAGATAAGTAAAATAACCCAAAACCATCAAGTGACTACTAGCATAAAtcttcaagacctggtgtcacaagtgtatgagctactggtagaatatacaaaagaatactacaCTACTGTCTGAAACAAAATAGATAGAAAATAAAGCAAGGAAAGACTTCGGCTGCAGCAGAACGGACTCATAAGGCAGCTCACCGCAAAGTCTCGTAGTAGTAAAGGA
It includes:
- the LOC138894790 gene encoding uncharacterized protein, whose translation is MSVTDYEVRFSKFSRHALMILPTDTEKVRRFVAGFHSGIRATMAREVEKGTSYQLVVEIARRIEGYRQRDRQQMSQDKRFCHSGGFNGAPFRSRGHFGSGQPSMPTYLAPPPPRGAPV